The Erythrolamprus reginae isolate rEryReg1 chromosome 5, rEryReg1.hap1, whole genome shotgun sequence genome window below encodes:
- the LOC139167634 gene encoding lipase member M-like, with product MQALIITICLIHGFAYSKLIRTKRATNSEAFMNINELIIHKGYLSEEYKVMTADGYILSLNRIPSGRNYQMDFGMKPVVFLQHGLLGDGSNWVTNLAHNSLGFILADAGYDVWIGNSRGNTWSRSHRNLSVNEDEFWAFSFDEMAKYDLSAVLNFILWKTGQQQLYYVGYSQGAAIAFIAFSTMPELAQKVKMFFALAPVTRIKYAKSSIIKLFNLPERFLRTLLGKREFLPQNWVVRKALATFCSRRPFTDVCGNIFFHLSGYNMRNINMSRINIYVARSPAGTSAQNILHWSQTFHCGLFKGFDWGDERTNIIKHKQLTPPLYKVSDMTVPTAVWSGGKDLLSDPKDIAILLPQIEHLVYHKSIRDWAHLDFIWGLDAPQCMYNEIIALMKKYA from the exons ATGCAAGCATTAATTATTACAATATGCCTGATTCATGGATTTGCCTACTCAAAACTAATAAGAACAAAGAGAGCTACAAATTCAGAAGCCTTTATGAATATT AATGAACTTATCATCCATAAAGGTTACCTAAGCGAGGAGTACAAAGTGATGACAGCAGATGGCTACATTCTTAGCTTGAACAGAATTCCATCTGGCAGAAACTATCAAATGGATTTTG GTATGAAACCTGTAGTATTTCTCCAGCATGGTTTGCTAGGAGATGGAAGCAACTGGGTTACCAACTTGGCCCACAACAGTTTGGGTTTCATCCTTGCAGATGCTGGATATGATGTTTGGATTGGAAACAGTAGGGGAAATACATGGTCCAGAAGTCACAGAAATCTGTCTGTAAATGaagatgaattttgggctttcag CTTTGATGAAATGGCGAAGTATGATCTTTCAGCTGTCCTCAATTTCATTCTATGGAAAACTGGCCAACAACAATTATACTATGTTGGCTACTCACAGGGTGCTGCAATAG CATTTATAGCATTTTCAACCATGCCAGAATTGGCTCAGAAGGTGAAGATGTTTTTTGCCTTAGCCCCTGTGACTAGAATTAAGTATGCCAAAAGCTCTATAATAAAACTTTTTAATCTGCCAGAGAGGTTCCTTCGG ACTTTGCTTGGCAAAAGAGAATTCCTTCCCCAGAATTGGGTAGTTAGAAAGGCTCTTGCTACTTTCTGCAGTCGGCGTCCCTTCACTGATGTCTGTGGAAACATATTTTTCCATCTTAGTGGCTATAACATGAGAAATATAAATATG AGCCGAATAAACATATATGTGGCCCGATCACCAGCTGGAACATCAGCACAAAATATATTGCACTGGAGCCAG ACTTTTCATTGTGGATTATTCAAGGGTTTTGACTGGGGTGATGAGAGGACAAATATAATAAAGCACAAACAG cTTACTCCTCCATTATATAAAGTGAGTGATATGACAGTTCCAACTGCAGTATGGAGCGGGGGAAAAGATTTACTTTCAGATCCAAAAGACATTGCTATTTTATTGCCTCAAATCGAACACCTTGTTTACCATAAATCTATTAGAGACTGGGCACACCTTGATTTCATTTGGGGTCTGGATGCACCCCAATGCATGTATAACGAAATAATTGCTCTGATGAAGAAGTATGCATAA